Sequence from the Catenuloplanes indicus genome:
GTGCCGGGCACGGCCCGCTCCAGAAGCAGCGCGCCCTCCGCGTCGTCGTGTGCGAGCAGCCGCACCGCGCCGTGGCCGCGGTAATGGGCCAGCGCGGCCCGTTCCGCGCGCAGGTGCGGCGCGGACGGCACGCCGAGCTTGAGCACCGTGTCCGCCCCGGCCGGTGCGACCCAGTTGAGGCTCAGCGGGAACGGCGGCCCGGGGGTCACGCCCCACCGCGCCGCGACCGTGCCGGCGCGAACCGGCAGCGTGTCCAGCCAGCGTGCGCCCTCGGCACCCCAGGTCTCGATCACGGTGCGGCGGAACGTCTCGGTGACCATGCCCGGGAGCCTAGTGCGGGTGAGTAGGCACGCTCAGGTACCTGCCAGCGCGGCGCGGCAGGATTCCCGGCATGGCGAACATTCTGCAGTGGACGGTGGCGGCCGGCGTCGGAATCCCGGACGGAACGGGGACGGACGGTATTCCGGACGGGGCGCAATGACCCCGCAAGCACGCCACGGTACGGCGTGAGCGTGCGGAACGAAGGGTGACCGTGGAAGTGCGGGGCTGATCCCGCACCGTCGCACACCCGCCACGGGGTGGGTGTGCGACGGCATCGCGGTAGCCGGGATTCTCCGGGCCACCGCGAGACCGGCAGGGAGGCCGCCGACCGGTGCCCGCGGGAGCATGCGCGACGCCACCACGCCGGAAGCGGGAACGTCCGCTTCCGAGGTTCCCTGAGGTCAGGAAGCGTTGGCCGGCCGGTGGGTGAGCTGACCGCCCGGCTTCGGGCCGGCCGGTGGGTCCGCCGGCGGGCGGTGCAGCATGAACAGCAGCTCGGCGCCGAGCGTCAGTGTGCTGACGAACGTGAGGCCGGCGCTGGTCACCGCGGCCACCATCACCAGCCACAGCGCCTCGCCGGCCGCGGCCGGGACGGTGCTGCCGACCGCGGCGATCGGCCCGGCCGCGGCCATCACGGCCGGCCCGGTGAGGACGGTCAGCGCGAGACCGGCCGACCAGTACGCGGCGACGGCGTGCTCCGCGGGCGTGCGGCGGGTGAGCCGGTTGCCCGCGATCGCGATCGCCACCGGCGGGATGAGTGCGGCCAGCCAGAGCAGGAACACGGAGAGCCCGTCCATCGCCTCAGCGTAGGCGGCCCGCGCAAGCGCCGCTCAGCCGAGGCTCGACGGATCCGTGTTCGCGCCGCAGAGGATCACCGCGACCCGCTCGCCCTCGGCCGGTGTGTAGCCGCCGGCGGTGAGCGCGGCCATCGCGGCCGCGGCGCTGTGCTCGACCACGATCCGGTAGCGGTCCCACAGGTGCTGCCGCGCCGCGATCAGGTCCTCGTCCTCGACGATCAGCGACTGCACGCCGGTGCGCCGGGCCACCTCGAACGCGATCTCGCCGACCCGCCGGGCGCCGAGCGCGTCCGCGGCCACGCCGGAGACCGGCACGTCGACCGGCTGGCCCGCGGCCAGCGCGTCGTGCAGCGAGCGGGCGCCGGCCGGTTCCACCGCGACCACGCGCGCCCGGCCGTCCAGCGCCGCCGCGACACCGGCCAGCAGCCCGCCGCCGCCGACCGCGACCAGCACGGTGTCGAAGCCGCCGGTCTGCGCCCACGTCTCCAGTGCCAGCGTGCCGGCTCCGGCGGCCATGTCCGGGTGGTCGTACGGGTGGCAGAACGTGGCGCCGGTGTCGCTCACCCGCTTCTGCGCCGCGTCGTACGCCTCGGCGAACTCGTTGCCGGTCTGCACCACGACCGCGCCCAGCTCGTGCAGCCGGCGCACCTTCGCGGGGGAGGAGATCACCGGCACGTAGATCTCGGCCGGCACGCCGAGCTGGGCGGCCGCGTACGCCACCGCGATGCCCGCGTTCCCGCCGGACGCCGCGACCACGCCCGCGCCGGACAGCTCGCCGGACTCGGCCGCGGCCAGGATCCGGTTCAGCGCGCCGCGGGCCTTGAACGTGCCGGTGTGCTGCAGGTACTCCAGTTTGAACACGGTGGCGCCGGAGTCCGCCACCGGCAGCACCGGGGTGTGCCGGACCCGGTCGCCGATCCGCACCGCCGCCGCGTCCACGTCCGCCTTCGAGATCATGCGACCAGCGTAGGCCCGGCGGGGTGCGTCGATCCGTACCGGTGCGGGTTCTTGGCCGGATATCGACGGTCGTTGGCCGGTATGCCGTTCCGCCGGTCCGATGACCGACGGTAAGGCAGCCGTTCGCCTGAGTGCCGGCGCGACGTTCCCGGCGCCGGACCACGACTATCCGTTCTACCTGGAGCTGGAACTGACCGCCACCGACGCGACATGGGCGGGCACGTACCGGGTGACCGACCTCTACTACCTGCCGCGGCAGAACAAGGCGGACGGCCGGATCAAGAACTACGAGATCTACGTCTCCGCCGACGGCACGAACGGGGGCACCCCGGTCGCGACCGGCGTCTGGCCGGACACCACCGCGGAACAGATCGTCACGTTCGCCGCTAAGACCGGGCGGTACGTGCGGCTGCGCGCTCAGCGAGGTGAACGAACAGCGCTGGGCCGCGGCGGCGGAACTCAACATCAGCGGGGTCCCCGTGTAGGGTGGCGCTCCATGACGGAGCCTCTCCGCCCCGGGGACCCGCGCGAACTCGGCGGCTACCGGCTGCTCGGCCGGCTCGGCGAGGGCGGCATGGGCGCGGTCTACCTAGGACGGTCGCCGGACGGCCGGAGCGTCGCGGTCAAGGCGATCCGGCCGGAGCTGGCGAACGAACCGGAGTACCGCGGCCGATTCCGCTCCGAGGTCAGCCGCGCCCGCCAGGTGCCGCCGTTCTGCACCGCGGCCGTGCTCGACGCGGACCCGGAGCACACCACGCCGTACCTCGTCGTCGAGTACGTTGACGGACCCAGCCTGGCCGAGGTGGTCGCGGACCGGGGCCCGCTGTCCGGCGGCGACCTGCACAGCGTCGCGATCGGCGTGGCGACCGCGTTGACCGCGATCCACGGCGCCGGCGTCATCCACCGCGACCTGAAGCCACGCAACGTGCTCTTCGCGCTCGGCGCACCCAAGGTGATCGACTTCGGCATCGCGCAGCCGTTCGAGGCGACCAGCCACCACACGCGTACCGATCAGATGGTCGGCACCCTGGCCTACATGGCGCCGGAACGGTTCGACACCGCGCCGATCGGCCCGGCCTCGGACGTGTTCGCCTGGGGCGCCGTGGTCACCTACGCCGGCACCGGCCGCACGCCGTTCGCCGCCGACTCGGCCGCCGCCACCGCGGGCCGGATCCTCACTCAGCCACCGGACCTCGGCGGGCTCCAGTCACCGCTGCGCGAGATCGTGGAACGCACGCTGGCCAAGGACCCGGCGGACCGGCCGACCGCACCCGAACTGCTGGAACTGCTGCTGGACACCGGCTCGCACAGCCGGCCCGACCTGACCGCGCGCCCCGAGGTGCAGCGCGCGGCCCAGGCGGCCCGCGCGCTGCGGCGCCGCGGGCGCCACCGCCGGCTGGTGACCGCCGCGATCGCGGGCGTGCTGGCCGCGGCCGTGCTCGGCGCGGCCGGTGCGTGGGCGTACCACTCCCGGGCGGTCCCGCCGGTGGCCGTGCCGTCGTCCGCGGTCGTCGTCAGCGACCCGCCACTCATCGGCGGCGGGCCGGTGATCATCGACCCACTGTCCCGGCCCGGTCAGTGGCCGGCCGGTGCCGGCTGCGCGTACACCGGCGGGCGCCTGGTCATCAGCGGCGGGGAGCCGGTCTGGCAGGCCTGCGACGGCCCGCAGGACAGGTTCGCCGGCGATCAGTCGATCACGGTCAGCGTGGCGCTGCTGGAGCCGGGCAGCTGCGCGTTCGTCGCGTTCCGGAAGACCGACGACCTCACCGGGTACGCGTTGTCGCTCTGCGCCGACACGATCGGCTTCGAACGGCACGCCGACGACCGCGCGGACGAGCTGGTGCGCGTCCCGTCGACCGCGCTGGCCGACGGTGCCGAACACCGCGTCCGGCTGGTCGTCCGGGACGACGTCGCCACGGTCGCGGTCGACGGCACCGACGTCACCTCCGCCCCCGCCGACGACCGCCGCCTGGTCACCGGCTGGATCCGCCTCGGCGTCGAGGCCGGCGCCGACTACCGGAGCGGCAGCGCGGCCTTCAAGGACCTGGAGATCCGTACGCTGTGAAGAAGCTCTTGATCTCGATCCCCGCTCTGCTGCTCCTGGCGGCGTGCGGCTCGGCTCCCGACGACACCACCGCGTCGCCGTCCGCCGTGCCGTCCGCCACGCCGCCGGTGCCGGCGTTCACGGACGTGTCCCGGGGCGACACCGACTCGATCGTCAAGCTGTTGCAGTTCACGCCGGGGAAGGGCCAGGCCGTGGTGGTCGAGCCGGTCATCTTCCTGACCAACCCGGAGTTCTGCGAGACGTTCCACCTCCCCGCCGACGACAAGCGCTGCAACTCCGCCTGGAACACCGCCGACAGCGAGGCCAAGATAACGCTGCCCCGCGCGGACGACGCGGTCCTCGCCCTGGTCGACCAGTCCGACGTGAGCGCCTGCATGGACGAGATGGGCGCCGGCTCCTGCGAGACCTCCGCCACCGACTTCGCCGCCCGCCTCGGCGACGGCCCCCACCTGATCCGCCTCACCACGCGAGACGGCATCGCCGTCCGCCTCGCCGAGCTCTACGTGCCGTAGCCCTTCCGAGCCGCACTCGACGAGCCCACACGCACGTTTCGCGATCGTCCACATGCCACGCGGCGCGTGTCAATGGACGGTCAGAGCCGTCCCGCTTCGATGATGCGGCGGAGGAACTGGCGGGTGCGGGGGTGCTGGGGGGCGCCGAAGACCTGTTCCGGCGGGCCCTGTTCGAGGATCCGGCCGCCGTCGAGGAAGCAGACCCGGTCGGCGACCTGGCGGGCGAACGCCATTTCGTGCGTGGCCAGGATCATCGTCATGCCCTCGGTCTTCAGGTCCTTGATCATGGTGAGGACCTCGCCGACCAGTTCCGGGTCGAGCGCGGACGTGACCTCGTCGAGCAGCAGCAGGCGTGGGGAGTTGACCAGGGCGCGGACGATCGCGACGCGTTGCTGCTGGCCGCCGGAAAGGCGATCCGGGTACTCCCGTGCCTTGTCGCCCAGGCCGACCCGGTCCAGCCAGGTGCGCGCCTCCGCCTCCACCTCGGCCCGGCGGCGCCGGTGCACGCGTTCCGGTGCCAGCGTGATGTTCTGCAGCACGGTCATGTGCGGGAACAGGTTGTAGGACTGGAACACCATGCCGATCTTCCGGCGTACCGTGTCGGGGTTGGTCCTGGGGTCGGTGATGTGCTCGCCGTCCAGCAGGATCGTGCCGTCGTCGATCTCCTCGAGCAGGTTGATGCAGCGCAGCAGCGTCGACTTGCCGGAGCCGGACGCGCCGATCAGCACCACCACCTCGTGCTCGGCCACGTCCAGGTCGAGGTCCTGGAGCACCAGGCCGCCGCGGAACGACTTGCGCAGCCCGGAGCAGGACAGCGCCGGCTGGGTCGGCACCGGCACGTAGTCCGCCTCCTGGTCCGCGGTCCTGATCGCCTGGACCAGCCCGGCCGCGGTGTCGCTCAGCTCGTCCCGCTCGCGCCGGCTGCGCCGCGCCGGTGGCTCGTCGCCCGGCTCCGCCGGCAGCGCGTGCCGCGATCGCCGTGGCCGCTCGTCCACCAGCCGCGTGTCCGGTTCCGCCGGGGTCTCCGCCACCGGCATGCGACGGTACGGGTCGGCGCCGACCTCGGGCGGGGCTGCCTCGTCCCGGGTCGCGAACCGGGCGTAGCCGCCCGAGGCAGACTCGGTCTCGTCGCCCTGGCGTTCGCTGCGGCGGCGGCCGCGGCTGTTCGGCACGGGCGTGTCGTAGAGGCTCCCGTCCGTACCCTCCGACGTGGGCCGGCCCTCGGGGACCGCCGGGAACGCGCCGGTCGACCGGCGCAGCGCCCGCTCACGGGCCCGCTCGCGCCGCTGCTTCGCCGCGTCGAAGTCCGCCACCCGGGTCTCGTCGCCGCGCTCCGGGATCTTGTCCAGCCGGTCCCGCTCCAGTTGCTCGCCGAAGCTCAGCTCGTCGTCGTCGCGCGCCATCGTCACCGCCCGCCCGCGTTCTGCCGCCGCGCCGCGCGCAGCGTGACCAGATCCGTCACCGCGATCAGCGGGATCGCGAGCAGCACGAACAGCACGGCCGCGACCACGTACGGCGTGAAGTTGAACGCGTTCGCGGTCTCGATCTGCGCGGCCCGCACCGCGTCGACCAGCCCGGCCACCGACACCAGACCCACGTCCTTCTGCAGCGCCACCATGTCGTTGAGCAGCGGCGGCGCGACCCGCCGCACCGCCTGCGGCAGCACCACGTGCCGCATCGTCTGCCGGTACGTCAGCCCGAGCGACCGGGCCGCCGACCACTGACTCGGGTGGATGCTCTCGATCCCGGCCCGGAACACCTCGGCGAGGTAGCCGGCGTACGTGATGATCAGCGCGATCGCGCCCAGCACCAGCACGCTCGGCGTGCCCTGCAGGCGCAGTCCCGGCACGCCGAAGGTCAGCAGGTACAACCCGATGATCAAAGGCATGCCGCGCAGCGTGTACGTGTACGCGGTGGCCAGCGCGCGCAGCGGGAACAGCACCGCGCCCTTCGTGGTCCGCAGCACCGCGATCAGCAGGCCGAGCAGCAGCGCGCCGATCGCGCACGCGACCAGGAGCCGGACGTTCAGCCACAGCCCGCGCAGGATCGCCGGCAGCGAGTCCGTCGCCACCTGCGGGTCGAGGAACGACGCCTGCACGCGCGGCCAGCCCGGCGAGCCGGTCACCAGCACCACGACCAGCACGCCGACCACCGCGGTGGAGACCGCGCTGATGATCACCGACCGGATCGACTGCTTCCGGCGGTAGGCGACCCGCGCCCGCTGTATGTCACTCGGCGTGTGGGTCTCCGCCGTCATGACAGCTCGGGCGCGCCCGCCACCTGGGCGAGCCACTGCTTCTCCAGCGTGGTCAGCGTGCCGTCGGTGCGCAGCGCGTCGACCGCCTGGGACACGCAGCCGGTCAGCGGCGAACCCTGGTCGAGCACGATGCCGAACTGCTCCGGCACGCCGACCTGCGGCATCTGGCCGACGATCTTCGCGTCGGTGAGCTCGGCCGCGGTCATGTAGAACGCGGTCGGCAGGTCCACCACGAGCCCGTCGATCGTGCCGTTCTCCAGCGCCTGCTTCGCGTCGTCGTTGCTGTTGAACACCTGCGCCTGCTGGCTCGGCTTCACCAGGTCGGTGATCACCTGGTAGCTGGTCGTGCCGACCTGCGCCCCCAGCTTCGCGTCCTTCAGCCCGGCCAGGTCGGTCACGCCCGCGACCGGCGACGAGTTCTTCGCCACGATCGCCTGCCGGACCAGGTAGTACGGCGACGAGAAGTCGACCGCCTTGCGCCGCTCCTCGGTGATCGAGAACTGGTTGATGTCGATGTCGAACGTCTTCGGCCCGGGCGCGATCGCGCTGTCGAACCGCACCCGGGTCCACACCACGTTCTCCTTGGTGTAGCCGAGCTCGGTGGCGACCGCGTAGGCGACCGCGGACTCGAAACCCTCGCCGCTCTCCGGCTTGTCGTCGGAGAACCACGGCTCGTACGCCGGCTGGTCGGTGCCGATCGTCAGCTTCCCGGCCGTCAGCGTCTTCAGGCTCGCCGGGTCGCAGCCGGCCGCGCCGGCGGAGGCCGCGGGCACCGCATCGTCGCCGGACTCCTCCGGCGCGCACGCGGACACCCCGACCACCGTGGCGAGCAGCAGGGCGGCGGCGGGCACGGAGGTTCTACGCATGGTCCGAAGCATATTGGCTGCCCGGGTGCGGTGGGGCCGAAGGGGGCTGCGAGAATCGTCTCCCGTGAAGACCTTCGACGAGCTGTTCGCGGAACTGCAGGCAAAGGTGGCGGCCGGGACCCCGGGTTCGCACACCGTGGCGGCGGTCGAGCGCGGCGTCCATGCCATCGGCAAGAAGGTCGTCGAGGAGGCGGCCGAGGCGTGGATGGCCGCGGAGCACGAGGGTCCGGAGCGCGCCGCGGAGGAGATCTCCCAGCTGCTCTACCAGGCACAGGTGTTGATGCTGGCCAGCGGGCTGGAGCTGAAGGACGTCTACCGACATCTCTGAGTGTTCGGTCCGGCCGGTTTCCTTCCCCTTCCCTGGAGTCTTCCCCCTTCCCTGGAGTCCTGATGCTGCGCATCGCCGTGCCCAACAAGGGCGCCCTGTCCCGTCCCGCCATCGAGATGCTGCGCGAGGCGGGCTACCGCCAGCGCGGTGACGACCGCGACCTGGTCTGCCAGGACCCGGCCAACGACGTCGAGTTCTTCTACCTGCGCCCGCGCGACATCGCCGTCTACGTCGGCAGCGGCGACCTGGACCTCGGCATCACCGGCCGCGACCTGCTCCTCGACTCCGGCGCCCCCGCCACGGAGATCATGGACCTGTCGTTCGGCGGCGCCCAGTTCCGCTTCGCCGCCCGTCCCGAGACGCTGCAGTCGGTCGCCGAGATCGACGGACGCCGGGTGGCCACCGCCTTCCCCGGCGTGGTCGCCCACTACCTGGCCGCGAACTCTCTCTCCGCGACCGTGGTGCGCCTGGACGGCGCCGTGGAGAACGCCATCCGCCTCGGCGTCGCCGACGTCATCGCCGACGTCGTCGAGACCGGCGCCACGCTCCGCCAGGCCGGCCTGGTCACGGTCGGCGAGCCGCTGCTCCGCTCCTCCGCGATCCTGATCGGCCGCACGGCATCGGAGACCGCCGAGGATGCCGCCGCGGCCGACGGCAAGGCCGGCACCGCCCAGCTACTGCGCCGCCTCCAAGGCGTCCTGGTCGCCCGCCGCTACGTCATGCTCGCCTACGACGTCCGCGCCGACCTCCTCGACCAGGCCACCGCGCTCACCCCCGGCATAGAGTCCCCCACGGTCTCCCCGCTCCACCGCGAGGGCTGGGTCGCCGTCCAGGCCATGGTCCAGCGCGCCGAGATGCACCGCATCATGGACGAGCTCTACGAGATCGGCGCCCGCGCCATCCTCGTCACCGACATCGCCGCCACCCGCCTCTGAGACCCACGCCGCCGCGAGCCGTCCCGGCGAACCGGCTCGCGGCGCCGCCGCCCACTGGCACCGCGCGGCGGTCAGCGCCTCCGGGCCCGGGAGCGGGGCGGATCAGCGCGGTTCGGCGTAGGAGCCGTAGCAGAAGGTCGACGGGCCGGGGCCGTTGTTGCGTTCCTCCTCGGTGCCGTCGATGGTGATGCCGCAAGTGACGGACGGCAGCGTGGTGAAGGAGACTGGGGCGGGCGCGGAGGCGTTCAGGGTGATGGACGTCGGCCGGCCGAACGCGGGGAACTGGATCTTCTTGTTCCAGGGGAGCGTGACCGTCTCCTGGACCGCCTCGACGGTGATCGGGTCGGTGTAGCCGACGATCGCCTGCGCGGTGTCCTTGCCGGTGACGGTGAGCACCATCTCGTGCGGCTTGCCGGTCGCGACGCGGCCGACGTCGGGCAGACGCTCCAGGGCCTGGCCGGCGAGCGTGGCCGTTGCCGCGCGCGGGTCGAAGCCGGTGTCGTCGTGCGCGAAGCCGACGCTCAGGCTGAGGACCAGCGCGCCGCGGCGGACGAACAGCTGCGGGTCGGTGCCGCCGGTGGCGAACCAGCTCTGGTCCGCGCCGGGGACGTGGTTCTCGGCGGTGGGCGCGGTGTCCTGCTGGTGGAGCAGCCATTGGAAGTACAGGTCCGCCGAGACCGGGTCCGGCTGCAGCGTGAACCAGAGGAAGTGGCCGCCGAGCGCGTGGCAGCGGACCGCGTTCGGGCTGATGTCCGGTGCGACCGCACGCTCCTCCCAGCGCAGCGCGTCCACGCCCACGGCCAGGAAGTCGTCCGGGGTCAGCACGTCGCACATCGCCTCGGTGAGCTTGCCGTCGACCGGCTGCGGCCAGGCCGTCGGCGCCTGCCCCGGGCCGGCGTCACCGGAGCCACCGGAGTCGCCGGGGCCGCAGGCGGTCAGGCACAGCGCCGCGGCGAGTGCGGCGAGAATCCGCCGTGGTCGGTCGGGCATCGTCATCGGTCTCCTCACCGGTCGTGCAGTACGGGCACGATCAGGAAAGACCATCGTGGAGCCGCACCGGGTCGTTCCCGGACCGGATCGGACGAAGTGGCACGTCCGGGCTGCTCACCACGCATACCTCCGGAGTCCGGCACCGGAGCGGACCGGAACTCAGCGCGGCGCGATCCGGTCGACCAGCTCGGCCAGCCGCCGGTCGTGGCGGTCGCGGGGAGCCGGCCGGCGCGGGTCAGCGTCACCAGGCCGTGCGGCCCGGCCCAGAGCACCTCGGTCCGCACGGCCTCGCGCAGCTCGCCGAGCGCCTGCTGGAGCGCGGCCGGTGTCTCCGGTGCGCCGAACGTCAGCGTGACCGCCTGGGTAAAGATCGTCTCGGCGTCCGCGACATCACCCACGGCTTGATCGGCCTCGCGTCGCTGGCGTTCGCGGGTGGGCCGGCCGCGGCCTGGTACATGCTGGCCGTCGCGCTGGTCCCGGTCGGCGACACGGTGATCATGCTGTGTCACGGCGGCACCCGCGCCACCGCGTTCGGCGTCCACCTCGGCACCGCGGTCGTCGTCCTGATCAGCGCGGCGCTGCTGTTCGCGCTATGACCCCGCCGGATCGTCCTCGGGGTGCAGCCACAGACTCGGCTGGGCGGCGCGGTAACCCGCGTCGGTGCCCGGCTCCCAGGGGAAGCGGCCGGCGCGGTCCGGCCAGACGATCTGCATCATCGGCATCCGGGTCCGGCGGTAGAAGTCCAGCCCGGCGCCGAAGAAGCGCGGGTGCCAGCCGTCCCGGACCGCGCGTACCACCACGTCGTACCCGGTCAGTACGTCGTCCCGGCGCTCACCGTCGAGCAGCGTGTCGCCGTCGCCGATCAGGTTGCCGACCGCGGTGACGATCCGCCGGCCGAGCCGGGCCGGCACGCCGAGGACGCAGATCTCCGGGGCGCGGAACGTGTGCCAGAGACCGGTCGAATAGGCCAGGTTCGACGCCGGGTCGCCGGTGACGGTCCAGCCGAACCGGCGGATCCTGTCGGCCGTCGTGCGCTCCGGGGCATCCGGGGAACCCTCCGGAGAACCGGCCGGTGCGGTGCACAGCAGGCAGTGACAGGATTGATCATCCACGCGGTGAGAGTAGCGCCGCCGTACCCTGACAGGTGCGTGGCTCCGGGGTTTTGTCACACTCGGAGCATGAGCGAGACCGAGGTCGTGAAGCTGCGTCCGCAGCGCGTGCGTGTCGTCTGCTATGTGACCGCGGTGGCGGTGGTGGTCGTGTTCACGCTGGTCGGGCTGGGCCTGTCCGGGCGGCTCAACGACGAGACGGACGCGGTCTTCCAGCTCGGCGACCAGATCGCGATGATCGGGCTCGGCGTACTCGCGGCGGCGGGTGTGCTGCTGTTCACCCGGCCGCGGGTCGAGGCGGACGCGAAGGGCATCCGGGTGCGCAACCTGCTCGGCGGCTACGAGCTGCCGTGGGACGTGGTCCGGCGGATCCGGTTCGACCAGCACTCGCCGTGGGCGTTCCTGGAGCTGGCGGACGACGAGTCGGTGGCGGTGCTGGCGCTCCAGGCCGCCGACCGCGACTACGCGGTGCAGGGCGTCCGGGCGCTGCGCGCGCTGCACGCGAAGGCGACCACCACGGCTTGACCCTCGTGCGGTGGGTCCAAAGACTGTGTGGCGGCTTTTGCCGGCAGCGGCGCCTGCCGCGCGAGATGAGATATCGCGATATCTCGGGCGCGGAGCGCTCGATTGCCGCAGCAACCGGGTCGCCGCAGGTGGGCTGGGCTTCCGCGGCAGCGTCGGGTTGCCAGCGGGTTCGGGTTGCCGAGGCGGGGCCGGTTGCCGCAGCTGGACTGGCTTTCCGTACCCGGGTGGGTGACCGGCGGTGTGGGCCCGGTCCGGCCGGAAATGCCGGACCGGGCCCGTGCCGGGTCAGCGGATCTCGTACGCGCGGATCACGGTCTGGGTGACCGTGTTCCCCGCCCGGTCGGCCGCGACCGCGCGCAGCGACACGAATCCGGCCGTGCCGGGGTGCCGCAGCTGCACCGCGCCGTTGCGGACGGTCGCCCGCGTCCAGGTGACGCCGTCGTCGTAGGACACCTCCACGGTCAGCGACCGGTTCGGCGCCGCGGCCGAGTTGCCCTGCCCGGCCACCCGCACCGGCACGCCGAACGCCCGGCCCTTCGGTGCGACGCCGGACGCGTCGGTCTGCGGCGTGAAGATCACCGTGGAGAGCGGCAGCGGCCCGGTCCCGTGTGCGGACGTGAACGTCCAGCTCGCGGCGACCCGGGTGGAGAGCCGGTGCGGCACGCCGCGCTCGGCCGTGACGTCGAGCCGGTAGGACCCGGCCTCGGCCGGCACCTGCCACTCACCGTACGTGTCCGGGAACGCGCGGATCACCTGGCCGTCCCGGGACAGCGTGCTGGTCGCGGACGTGACGACCGAGGTGCCCTCACGCCCCTGCCCGTCACCGAACAGCGGCGTGTTCGCGTACAGGAGATCGTTCTCCCGGGCGATCGCGGTGAACCCGGTGTCCGGCAGCGCCGGCCCGAACACCGGCCGGTTC
This genomic interval carries:
- a CDS encoding threonine/serine dehydratase — encoded protein: MISKADVDAAAVRIGDRVRHTPVLPVADSGATVFKLEYLQHTGTFKARGALNRILAAAESGELSGAGVVAASGGNAGIAVAYAAAQLGVPAEIYVPVISSPAKVRRLHELGAVVVQTGNEFAEAYDAAQKRVSDTGATFCHPYDHPDMAAGAGTLALETWAQTGGFDTVLVAVGGGGLLAGVAAALDGRARVVAVEPAGARSLHDALAAGQPVDVPVSGVAADALGARRVGEIAFEVARRTGVQSLIVEDEDLIAARQHLWDRYRIVVEHSAAAAMAALTAGGYTPAEGERVAVILCGANTDPSSLG
- a CDS encoding protein kinase domain-containing protein, with translation MTDGKAAVRLSAGATFPAPDHDYPFYLELELTATDATWAGTYRVTDLYYLPRQNKADGRIKNYEIYVSADGTNGGTPVATGVWPDTTAEQIVTFAAKTGRYVRLRAQRGERTALGRGGGTQHQRGPRVGWRSMTEPLRPGDPRELGGYRLLGRLGEGGMGAVYLGRSPDGRSVAVKAIRPELANEPEYRGRFRSEVSRARQVPPFCTAAVLDADPEHTTPYLVVEYVDGPSLAEVVADRGPLSGGDLHSVAIGVATALTAIHGAGVIHRDLKPRNVLFALGAPKVIDFGIAQPFEATSHHTRTDQMVGTLAYMAPERFDTAPIGPASDVFAWGAVVTYAGTGRTPFAADSAAATAGRILTQPPDLGGLQSPLREIVERTLAKDPADRPTAPELLELLLDTGSHSRPDLTARPEVQRAAQAARALRRRGRHRRLVTAAIAGVLAAAVLGAAGAWAYHSRAVPPVAVPSSAVVVSDPPLIGGGPVIIDPLSRPGQWPAGAGCAYTGGRLVISGGEPVWQACDGPQDRFAGDQSITVSVALLEPGSCAFVAFRKTDDLTGYALSLCADTIGFERHADDRADELVRVPSTALADGAEHRVRLVVRDDVATVAVDGTDVTSAPADDRRLVTGWIRLGVEAGADYRSGSAAFKDLEIRTL
- a CDS encoding amino acid ABC transporter ATP-binding protein, coding for MSCSGLRKSFRGGLVLQDLDLDVAEHEVVVLIGASGSGKSTLLRCINLLEEIDDGTILLDGEHITDPRTNPDTVRRKIGMVFQSYNLFPHMTVLQNITLAPERVHRRRRAEVEAEARTWLDRVGLGDKAREYPDRLSGGQQQRVAIVRALVNSPRLLLLDEVTSALDPELVGEVLTMIKDLKTEGMTMILATHEMAFARQVADRVCFLDGGRILEQGPPEQVFGAPQHPRTRQFLRRIIEAGRL
- a CDS encoding amino acid ABC transporter permease → MTAETHTPSDIQRARVAYRRKQSIRSVIISAVSTAVVGVLVVVLVTGSPGWPRVQASFLDPQVATDSLPAILRGLWLNVRLLVACAIGALLLGLLIAVLRTTKGAVLFPLRALATAYTYTLRGMPLIIGLYLLTFGVPGLRLQGTPSVLVLGAIALIITYAGYLAEVFRAGIESIHPSQWSAARSLGLTYRQTMRHVVLPQAVRRVAPPLLNDMVALQKDVGLVSVAGLVDAVRAAQIETANAFNFTPYVVAAVLFVLLAIPLIAVTDLVTLRAARRQNAGGR
- a CDS encoding ABC transporter substrate-binding protein produces the protein MRRTSVPAAALLLATVVGVSACAPEESGDDAVPAASAGAAGCDPASLKTLTAGKLTIGTDQPAYEPWFSDDKPESGEGFESAVAYAVATELGYTKENVVWTRVRFDSAIAPGPKTFDIDINQFSITEERRKAVDFSSPYYLVRQAIVAKNSSPVAGVTDLAGLKDAKLGAQVGTTSYQVITDLVKPSQQAQVFNSNDDAKQALENGTIDGLVVDLPTAFYMTAAELTDAKIVGQMPQVGVPEQFGIVLDQGSPLTGCVSQAVDALRTDGTLTTLEKQWLAQVAGAPELS
- a CDS encoding phosphoribosyl-ATP diphosphatase, whose product is MKTFDELFAELQAKVAAGTPGSHTVAAVERGVHAIGKKVVEEAAEAWMAAEHEGPERAAEEISQLLYQAQVLMLASGLELKDVYRHL
- the hisG gene encoding ATP phosphoribosyltransferase, with amino-acid sequence MLRIAVPNKGALSRPAIEMLREAGYRQRGDDRDLVCQDPANDVEFFYLRPRDIAVYVGSGDLDLGITGRDLLLDSGAPATEIMDLSFGGAQFRFAARPETLQSVAEIDGRRVATAFPGVVAHYLAANSLSATVVRLDGAVENAIRLGVADVIADVVETGATLRQAGLVTVGEPLLRSSAILIGRTASETAEDAAAADGKAGTAQLLRRLQGVLVARRYVMLAYDVRADLLDQATALTPGIESPTVSPLHREGWVAVQAMVQRAEMHRIMDELYEIGARAILVTDIAATRL
- a CDS encoding DUF4267 domain-containing protein codes for the protein MIGLASLAFAGGPAAAWYMLAVALVPVGDTVIMLCHGGTRATAFGVHLGTAVVVLISAALLFAL
- a CDS encoding DUF4262 domain-containing protein; translation: MDDQSCHCLLCTAPAGSPEGSPDAPERTTADRIRRFGWTVTGDPASNLAYSTGLWHTFRAPEICVLGVPARLGRRIVTAVGNLIGDGDTLLDGERRDDVLTGYDVVVRAVRDGWHPRFFGAGLDFYRRTRMPMMQIVWPDRAGRFPWEPGTDAGYRAAQPSLWLHPEDDPAGS
- a CDS encoding PH domain-containing protein; protein product: MSETEVVKLRPQRVRVVCYVTAVAVVVVFTLVGLGLSGRLNDETDAVFQLGDQIAMIGLGVLAAAGVLLFTRPRVEADAKGIRVRNLLGGYELPWDVVRRIRFDQHSPWAFLELADDESVAVLALQAADRDYAVQGVRALRALHAKATTTA